The Gemmatimonadota bacterium region TACCTCCGCCTCGAATCCCCTTCCCAGGGTCCTGTCCGCGTTAACAAGCCGGTTGAAGTTGGTCTCGCCGCCCACGGCGGTGAGTTGTTGGTTCCGCAGCCGGTAGTAAAACGCGGCCAGGTCGAGGTGGAGACGACCGTCCCACAGGCGCATTTTGGCTCCGCCTTCGAAAGAGTGTATCGTTTCCGTCCCGGCTATGGATACCTCATCGCCGAAGAGCAGGCGGCCCTGGATGCTTGGAGCGCGAAAACCCCGCGCGGCACGCAGGTAGGTCTGGACGCGGGGCGACGCGGTATAACGCATGCTCAGGTCGCCGCTCCATGCGTTGTCGGCCGGTCCGCGACGAATGGGGCCGAGCGTGCCGGCCCGGGTGACCGCGGGCGCCTCGTCCCGCCATGCCGTGTAGTCCTTCTCGTCATGGGAAAACCGAAGTCCCCCAGCGACTTCCAGCACATCCCCCAGGTGCAGTGTGGATGCCAGGAACGCCGCCCAGGCCTGGGCCTCCTGGTGCTGCCGCGTGAATCCGTCGGGGGTTCCGCCGGAAAGCGTATCGTAGTTGTAATCCTCGATGTCCACCGATTCATGCAGGTAGTACAGGCCGACCTGGTAG contains the following coding sequences:
- a CDS encoding TonB-dependent receptor; this translates as YQVGLYYLHESVDIEDYNYDTLSGGTPDGFTRQHQEAQAWAAFLASTLHLGDVLEVAGGLRFSHDEKDYTAWRDEAPAVTRAGTLGPIRRGPADNAWSGDLSMRYTASPRVQTYLRAARGFRAPSIQGRLLFGDEVSIAGTETIHSFEGGAKMRLWDGRLHLDLAAFYYRLRNQQLTAVGGETNFNRLVNADRTLGRGFEAEVALAPLCGLLITGGLSYNHTRIDDKRLAVQSCGAPCTVLDPPGPEPGTVLIDGNGLPQAPRWIADAAVRYPAALPDGSFLVASGDLAFRSAVRFFLYESVEFQDDRLLECGVRLSYLVRDTGTEISLVGRNIFDDVSLTGGIDFNNLTGFVNEPPYWGVELAHHF